The proteins below are encoded in one region of Mesoplasma melaleucae:
- a CDS encoding ETX/MTX2 family pore-forming toxin → MLNTKLTFQFSSTTTRTDTTQTTLTALSQLVKVSAHSAMSVTYNVYQQHKIYDELIIGKLNPIQWFMLNSAIIFQYYQVINVLIQWMIQF, encoded by the coding sequence ATTCTAAATACTAAATTAACTTTTCAATTTTCTTCAACTACTACAAGAACAGATACAACACAAACAACTTTAACAGCTCTATCACAACTTGTTAAAGTTTCAGCTCATTCAGCAATGTCTGTAACATATAATGTTTATCAACAACATAAAATATATGACGAGTTAATAATAGGAAAATTAAATCCAATACAATGATTTATGCTAAATTCAGCAATAATTTTTCAGTATTATCAGGTAATTAACGTGCTTATACAATGAATGATTCAATTTTAA
- the hisS gene encoding histidine--tRNA ligase: MIQKPRGTQDLFLNNSKEWNTVEEKFRKVLNVFNYGEIITPMFESKELFVRGVGDSSDIVSKEMYEFTDRKGREFVLRPEGTAPTVRALIENKLYIPENLPYKAFYIGPIFRYERPQAGRYRQFNQLGVEVFGVDSIGNDVELITLSQSFLNELNINKDIIVEINYLISGDERKAYEIELKKYLASFNDLCADCQTRINKNVLRILDCKIDGAKFNYAPKMFEFASEENKKRLNITYNQLKDLAINAQINFNLVRGLDYYTGLVFEFKNTKIDQAIIAGGSYNNLVEQLGGPSLPASGFAIGIERIMLTLSEQNISVLTDQELDLFIIPLSEAAQVLTNKLLLDARTNNLKVDTNWNIKNLKAGFKAAKRVNAKNIIVIGDNSISNNDYSIKCQETGESVSLKFEEIVKYLKGEKKNEKNT; encoded by the coding sequence ATGATTCAAAAACCTAGAGGAACGCAAGATTTATTTTTAAATAATTCTAAAGAATGAAATACTGTAGAAGAAAAGTTTAGAAAAGTTCTAAATGTTTTTAACTATGGTGAAATTATTACTCCAATGTTTGAATCAAAGGAATTATTTGTTAGAGGAGTTGGGGACTCAAGTGATATTGTTAGCAAGGAAATGTATGAATTTACAGATCGCAAAGGTCGTGAATTTGTATTAAGACCTGAAGGAACAGCTCCAACTGTTAGAGCATTAATTGAAAATAAATTATATATTCCAGAAAATCTACCTTACAAAGCATTTTACATAGGACCTATTTTTAGATATGAAAGACCACAAGCTGGAAGATATAGACAATTTAATCAATTAGGTGTTGAAGTATTTGGAGTAGATTCAATTGGTAATGATGTTGAATTAATTACATTATCTCAAAGTTTCTTAAATGAATTAAATATTAATAAAGATATTATTGTTGAAATTAACTATTTAATAAGTGGTGATGAAAGAAAAGCATATGAAATTGAACTTAAAAAATATCTTGCTTCATTCAATGACTTATGTGCTGATTGTCAAACAAGAATAAATAAAAACGTATTACGTATACTAGATTGTAAAATTGATGGTGCAAAATTTAATTATGCTCCAAAAATGTTTGAGTTTGCAAGCGAAGAAAACAAAAAAAGACTAAACATAACATATAATCAATTAAAAGATTTAGCTATTAATGCTCAAATTAACTTTAATTTAGTTAGAGGATTAGATTATTACACAGGATTAGTATTCGAATTTAAAAATACTAAAATAGATCAAGCAATCATTGCAGGTGGTTCATACAATAATTTAGTTGAACAATTAGGTGGACCAAGTTTACCAGCAAGTGGATTTGCAATTGGAATTGAAAGAATCATGCTAACTTTAAGCGAGCAAAATATTTCAGTTTTAACTGATCAAGAATTAGATCTATTCATTATTCCATTATCAGAAGCAGCTCAAGTATTGACTAACAAATTATTATTAGATGCTAGAACTAACAATTTAAAAGTTGATACTAATTGAAACATTAAAAATCTTAAAGCAGGATTTAAAGCAGCTAAAAGAGTAAATGCAAAAAATATAATTGTAATTGGAGATAATTCAATTTCAAATAATGATTACTCAATTAAGTGTCAAGAAACTGGTGAATCAGTATCATTAAAATTTGAAGAAATTGTTAAATACTTAAAAGGAGAAAAAAAGAATGAAAAGAACACATAA
- a CDS encoding Rossmann-fold NAD(P)-binding domain-containing protein, whose translation MKVLVLGEAETLGFAIIKELKESKHNYEIIIGGRKSGDIQVDITSLESIKAMFEKLGKVDHIIMAAGSQRWNLLKN comes from the coding sequence ATGAAAGTATTAGTTTTAGGTGAAGCTGAAACATTAGGTTTTGCAATAATTAAAGAATTAAAAGAAAGTAAACATAATTATGAAATCATTATAGGTGGAAGAAAATCAGGTGATATTCAAGTAGATATAACTTCATTAGAAAGTATAAAAGCAATGTTTGAAAAACTTGGTAAAGTTGATCATATAATTATGGCGGCAGGTTCGCAGCGATGAAACCTATTGAAGAATTAA
- the rpsT gene encoding 30S ribosomal protein S20, with protein sequence MPNIKSQKKRVLTNEKSRTANKAIKSEIRTAIKKALAAKKDESTDAKDLINHAVSLVDKGVKKGILKPNKAAREKSRLMQG encoded by the coding sequence ATGCCAAATATTAAATCACAAAAAAAACGTGTTTTAACTAACGAGAAATCAAGAACTGCAAATAAAGCTATTAAATCAGAAATTAGAACAGCTATTAAAAAAGCTTTAGCTGCTAAAAAAGATGAATCTACTGATGCAAAAGATTTAATTAACCATGCAGTAAGTCTAGTTGATAAAGGTGTTAAAAAAGGTATTTTAAAACCAAATAAAGCTGCAAGAGAAAAATCACGTTTAATGCAAGGGTAA
- a CDS encoding TIGR04561 family membrane protein — protein MKGLFDISNALVIFGASIPFLFIFIFFSSLLLVSFLIFLTKFVVTKIKIDKNSNNLEIEKIKIDEEINSIVKDSKIKERKEVNE, from the coding sequence ATGAAGGGATTATTTGATATAAGTAACGCGTTAGTTATATTCGGCGCATCAATTCCGTTTTTATTTATTTTCATTTTCTTTTCATCACTTCTTTTGGTATCATTTTTAATTTTTCTAACTAAGTTTGTTGTTACTAAAATTAAAATTGATAAAAATAGTAATAACTTGGAAATTGAAAAGATTAAAATTGATGAAGAAATAAATTCAATTGTAAAAGACTCAAAAATTAAAGAAAGGAAAGAAGTAAATGAATAA
- the holA gene encoding DNA polymerase III subunit delta produces MYFIYSEDHFLLTKTVNKLIKGLKAEKEYEIENYSLIYNDIADIYTSIITFSLFGESKILIISDAWFATEEKISLHRSYTEEALYKILESKTDNIVIFTLNNNKLSKRLKIVKYLEENLEVTNVKPMQEAEVMNYIKAFFVKNNKYITDDDARYIYDLTPNDMQTLTNELTKLSHIESEIITNNDVKDNLTKYIENDIFELSNVFVNNKTGIFLKLYKDYLLLNDDISKLIALLSSTVVFFRDVNVMKQQGLKSDEIVNKTKAHPYRVKVALSNRLNIKELNDKIKLLYNIQQGVLNSTMDKENIVEYQFIKNMEKRNG; encoded by the coding sequence ATGTATTTTATTTATTCAGAAGATCATTTCTTACTAACAAAAACAGTTAATAAATTAATTAAAGGACTGAAAGCAGAAAAAGAGTATGAGATTGAAAACTACTCATTAATATACAATGATATTGCTGATATTTATACTTCAATAATAACTTTTTCATTATTTGGTGAATCAAAAATTTTAATTATAAGTGATGCTTGATTTGCAACTGAAGAAAAAATTAGTTTGCATCGAAGTTATACAGAAGAAGCTTTATATAAAATTCTTGAAAGCAAAACAGATAATATAGTAATTTTTACTTTGAATAACAATAAGTTATCAAAAAGATTAAAAATTGTTAAATACTTAGAAGAAAATCTTGAAGTAACAAATGTCAAACCTATGCAAGAAGCTGAGGTTATGAATTATATTAAGGCATTTTTTGTTAAAAATAATAAATATATTACAGATGATGATGCTAGATATATTTATGATTTAACACCAAATGATATGCAAACGTTGACCAATGAATTAACAAAACTTTCGCACATTGAAAGTGAAATCATTACAAACAATGATGTTAAAGATAATTTAACTAAATATATTGAAAATGATATATTTGAACTTTCAAATGTTTTTGTTAATAACAAAACAGGAATTTTCTTAAAATTATATAAAGATTACTTATTATTAAATGATGATATTTCAAAACTAATAGCACTTTTAAGTTCAACTGTTGTTTTCTTTAGAGATGTAAATGTGATGAAACAACAAGGTTTAAAAAGTGATGAAATTGTGAATAAAACAAAAGCACACCCATATAGAGTTAAGGTTGCACTATCAAATAGACTTAACATTAAAGAATTAAATGATAAAATTAAGTTGTTATATAATATTCAGCAAGGTGTTTTAAATTCAACAATGGATAAAGAAAATATAGTTGAGTATCAATTTATCAAAAATATGGAGAAAAGAAATGGATAA
- a CDS encoding SDR family oxidoreductase encodes MKPIEELTNEDVIFSISSKLLGQVNMVLVTSKYVNNNGSITLIAGVIKDELIKMGSMYALTNGGVAAFAKAAAFDVKNNIRINCVSSSVFHESMVEYGEYFKGVKPVPVVKAAKAFINIIEGEINGQEVKVY; translated from the coding sequence ATGAAACCTATTGAAGAATTAACAAATGAGGATGTAATATTTTCAATTAGCAGTAAATTATTAGGTCAAGTTAATATGGTGTTAGTTACAAGCAAGTATGTTAATAATAATGGAAGCATAACTTTAATTGCAGGAGTAATTAAAGATGAATTAATCAAAATGGGTTCTATGTATGCATTAACTAACGGTGGAGTTGCAGCATTTGCCAAAGCAGCAGCGTTTGATGTTAAAAATAACATTAGAATTAATTGTGTAAGTTCAAGTGTATTTCATGAATCAATGGTTGAATATGGAGAATACTTTAAAGGTGTTAAACCAGTTCCGGTTGTAAAAGCAGCTAAAGCATTTATTAATATTATTGAAGGTGAGATTAATGGTCAAGAAGTTAAGGTTTATTAA
- a CDS encoding ATP-binding cassette domain-containing protein — translation MEKTTLLKEINFALKIENNLSIGFLEQTMDTKTLEFRVEEFIDYLMYEKRSEIKKYLSQFSYSDKIFHKKVKELSEGQKMQLKISLLLCKEIKVLLLDEPTNFLDLQTVSKLLNALEEY, via the coding sequence TTGGAAAAAACAACGTTGTTAAAAGAAATTAATTTTGCTTTAAAAATAGAAAATAATTTATCAATTGGTTTTCTTGAACAAACAATGGATACAAAAACACTTGAGTTTAGAGTTGAAGAATTTATTGATTATTTAATGTATGAAAAAAGATCAGAAATAAAAAAGTATCTTTCACAATTTAGTTATTCAGATAAAATTTTTCATAAAAAGGTTAAAGAACTAAGCGAAGGTCAAAAAATGCAATTAAAAATTAGTCTTTTATTATGCAAGGAAATAAAAGTTTTATTACTTGATGAACCTACTAATTTTTTAGATTTACAAACTGTAAGTAAATTGCTAAATGCATTAGAGGAATATTAA
- the aspS gene encoding aspartate--tRNA ligase translates to MKRTHNCGELNLTNVNQEVVLKGWIKKIRKMGQITFIDLRDFYGVTQIVIGENKQELINNLRPEYVISITGKVIERKSKNLEIATGEIEIDVENIELINKSKVTPFIIENEVEVSEEIRMEYRYLDLRRQKMQNNMVLRAKVNSIIRKEFEKDNFIEVETPYFGKSTPEGARDFLVPSRLNKNTFYALPQSPQLYKQLLMVSGFDKYYQIVRCFRDEDLRNDRQPEFTQLDMEMSFATAAEVQDQIEKVIKKIFLEVKGIDFKEKLIKMPFKEAIDMYGCDKPDIRFDLKLNTLTYIFAETQVKLFEGFKENNFAIRGICIEELLSKKQLEALTETARQKGFNNLAFAKYENQVWSGSIASSLSEDEKEKLIKQFNIKDKATILLNIGKYEKVSDMLGAVRNKVAELLSLTDPNDYKLLWIVDFPLYEWSDEKKSYVAAHNPFTMPNIKSIADFETNKEEAMADSYDLVLNGYELGSGGVRITDSEIQQRMFEAVGLNAETIEKNFGWFINAYKYGAPSHAGFAFGIDRVIMLLAHSEAIRDVIAFPKNSKGIDMMNNAPSFVEDKQLDELNLKIIKQD, encoded by the coding sequence ATGAAAAGAACACATAATTGTGGTGAACTAAACCTTACTAATGTAAACCAAGAAGTAGTTCTAAAAGGATGAATTAAAAAGATTCGTAAAATGGGTCAAATTACATTTATCGATTTAAGAGATTTTTATGGAGTTACACAAATTGTAATTGGTGAAAATAAACAAGAGTTAATTAATAATCTAAGACCTGAATATGTAATTTCAATCACAGGTAAAGTAATTGAACGTAAATCAAAAAATCTTGAAATAGCAACTGGTGAAATTGAAATTGATGTTGAAAATATTGAATTAATAAATAAAAGTAAAGTGACTCCTTTTATAATTGAAAATGAAGTTGAAGTATCTGAAGAAATAAGAATGGAGTATAGATATTTAGATTTAAGACGTCAAAAAATGCAAAATAACATGGTTTTAAGAGCTAAAGTTAATAGCATTATTAGAAAAGAATTTGAAAAAGATAATTTTATTGAAGTTGAAACTCCATATTTTGGTAAATCAACACCAGAAGGAGCTAGAGATTTCTTAGTTCCATCAAGATTAAATAAAAATACATTTTATGCATTACCACAATCACCTCAATTGTATAAACAATTATTGATGGTTAGTGGATTTGATAAATATTATCAAATCGTAAGATGTTTTAGAGACGAAGATTTAAGAAATGACCGTCAACCTGAATTCACACAATTAGATATGGAAATGTCATTTGCAACAGCAGCTGAAGTTCAAGATCAAATTGAAAAAGTAATCAAAAAAATTTTTTTAGAAGTTAAAGGAATTGATTTTAAAGAAAAATTAATCAAGATGCCTTTCAAAGAAGCAATTGATATGTATGGTTGTGATAAACCAGATATTAGATTTGATTTAAAGTTAAATACTTTAACATATATTTTTGCAGAAACTCAAGTTAAATTATTTGAAGGTTTTAAAGAAAACAACTTTGCAATCAGAGGAATTTGTATTGAAGAATTACTAAGTAAAAAACAATTAGAAGCTTTAACAGAAACTGCAAGACAAAAAGGATTTAATAATTTAGCATTTGCTAAATATGAAAATCAAGTATGAAGTGGCTCAATTGCATCATCATTATCTGAAGATGAAAAAGAAAAATTGATTAAACAATTTAACATTAAAGATAAAGCAACAATTTTACTAAACATAGGTAAATATGAAAAAGTATCTGACATGTTAGGAGCTGTAAGAAATAAAGTTGCAGAATTGTTATCTTTAACTGATCCAAATGATTACAAATTATTATGAATTGTTGATTTTCCATTATATGAATGAAGCGATGAAAAAAAAAGTTATGTTGCAGCACATAATCCATTTACAATGCCAAATATAAAATCAATAGCAGATTTTGAAACTAATAAAGAAGAAGCAATGGCTGATTCATACGATTTAGTTTTAAATGGTTATGAACTAGGAAGTGGTGGAGTTCGTATTACTGATTCAGAAATTCAACAAAGAATGTTTGAAGCAGTTGGATTAAATGCTGAAACAATCGAAAAAAACTTTGGTTGATTTATTAATGCATATAAATACGGAGCACCAAGTCATGCTGGATTTGCGTTTGGAATCGATCGTGTTATTATGCTATTAGCTCATTCTGAAGCAATTAGAGATGTTATTGCATTTCCTAAAAATTCAAAAGGAATTGATATGATGAATAATGCGCCTAGTTTTGTTGAAGATAAACAACTAGATGAATTAAATCTTAAAATAATTAAACAAGACTAA
- a CDS encoding MSC_0882 family membrane protein, translated as MNNEIINGMQQPNPNEQNQIKNPNYVNSSNSILGEKKFTEIVPEFSKEELDAVNINKRIAKEIKMEKYKIAFLMFASILCISVSAFFIALNYIKLEDGQNFLKIDSTLVPSAGIMITILVLSLMVMIKALIDLNHILIDVKRYKSDLLMGRERIPFFIIKSYKKIVKRHIYLNWTSFGIYLYGGLTTLILFLVNKIDTVHVDSEIMIFIIILSLTAILQIFSLVFNYSRKGNIDSFYGYEIVSIDQQIALKKSANKFCMLIFFTLLAIVLFVLFIPYFIMRKKSNKKLWWFL; from the coding sequence ATGAATAACGAAATTATAAATGGAATGCAACAGCCAAATCCAAATGAACAAAATCAAATTAAAAACCCTAATTATGTAAATAGTAGTAATTCAATTCTAGGTGAAAAAAAATTCACAGAGATAGTTCCAGAATTTAGCAAAGAGGAACTTGATGCAGTAAATATTAATAAAAGAATTGCTAAAGAAATTAAAATGGAAAAATATAAAATAGCATTCTTAATGTTCGCTTCTATATTATGCATTTCTGTTTCAGCATTTTTTATTGCACTTAATTACATTAAACTTGAAGATGGACAAAACTTTTTAAAAATTGATTCAACTTTAGTTCCAAGTGCAGGAATTATGATCACTATCTTAGTTTTAAGTTTAATGGTTATGATCAAAGCTTTAATTGATTTAAATCATATCCTAATTGATGTTAAAAGATATAAATCAGATTTATTAATGGGTAGAGAAAGAATTCCATTCTTTATTATTAAAAGTTATAAAAAAATTGTTAAAAGACATATTTACTTAAATTGAACATCCTTTGGAATTTATTTATATGGTGGTTTAACGACACTAATCCTATTCTTAGTTAATAAAATTGATACTGTTCATGTGGATTCTGAAATAATGATATTTATTATCATTTTAAGTTTAACAGCGATTTTACAAATCTTTTCTTTAGTTTTTAACTATTCAAGAAAAGGAAATATTGATTCATTCTATGGATATGAAATAGTTTCTATAGATCAACAAATCGCTTTAAAAAAATCAGCTAATAAATTCTGTATGTTAATTTTTTTCACTTTACTAGCAATTGTACTATTTGTATTATTTATTCCATATTTTATTATGAGAAAAAAATCAAACAAAAAACTTTGATGATTTTTATAA
- the rpsU gene encoding 30S ribosomal protein S21 encodes MASIIVHEGESIEKALKRFQKVASSNKAEARKREYHLSKKEKRIYKQKQNRKYK; translated from the coding sequence ATGGCAAGTATTATCGTACATGAGGGAGAATCAATTGAAAAAGCTCTTAAACGATTTCAAAAAGTAGCATCATCAAACAAAGCTGAAGCTAGAAAACGTGAATATCACCTAAGTAAAAAAGAAAAAAGAATTTACAAACAAAAACAAAACCGTAAATATAAATAA
- the yihA gene encoding ribosome biogenesis GTP-binding protein YihA/YsxC, whose translation MFKQSLFIKSAANKSGWINDDIPEVCFVGRSNVGKSSFINTLANNKKLAKVANTPGKTRLLNFFDINKSSFRLVDAPGYGYAKISNDMKIEFEIMMEDYLTTRNNLKLVCMLVDLRHKPTNDDIQMYNFLKANDIPVLIIGTKLDKLKKNEYVKNEKMIKETLQFNPSDIFVKVSNLDKINIKDSYDALISLLEVENG comes from the coding sequence ATGTTTAAGCAAAGTTTATTTATAAAATCCGCAGCAAATAAATCTGGATGAATTAATGATGATATCCCAGAAGTTTGTTTTGTAGGAAGAAGTAATGTTGGTAAATCAAGTTTTATTAACACATTAGCAAATAATAAAAAATTAGCAAAAGTTGCTAACACACCAGGTAAAACAAGATTATTAAACTTTTTTGATATTAACAAAAGTAGTTTTAGACTTGTTGATGCTCCAGGATATGGTTATGCAAAAATTTCAAATGATATGAAAATTGAATTTGAAATTATGATGGAAGATTATTTAACAACAAGAAATAATTTAAAATTAGTATGTATGTTGGTAGATTTAAGACATAAACCAACAAATGATGATATTCAGATGTATAATTTTTTAAAAGCTAATGATATTCCTGTATTAATCATTGGAACTAAATTAGATAAGTTGAAAAAAAATGAATATGTTAAAAATGAAAAAATGATTAAAGAAACATTACAATTTAATCCAAGTGATATATTTGTTAAAGTTTCAAATTTAGATAAAATAAATATAAAAGATAGCTATGATGCATTGATTAGCTTGTTAGAGGTAGAAAATGGATAA
- a CDS encoding ETX/MTX2 family pore-forming toxin, whose translation MINDAYFTKDPTISQAPERYSNKELLHSENDKLTNDTNQEQTMQSASFSRTYIDSIAYRITKSVGLELEAKIKF comes from the coding sequence TTAATAAATGATGCTTATTTTACTAAAGATCCAACAATTTCTCAAGCTCCAGAAAGATATTCTAATAAAGAATTATTGCATTCAGAAAATGACAAACTAACAAATGATACTAATCAAGAACAAACAATGCAATCAGCTAGCTTTTCAAGAACATATATTGATTCAATTGCTTATAGAATAACAAAATCAGTTGGTTTAGAATTGGAAGCTAAAATTAAATTCTAA
- a CDS encoding ATP-binding cassette domain-containing protein has translation MLKINNLKINNENKTIALIGNNGSGKTTFAKILANLKKNMKA, from the coding sequence TTATTAAAAATTAATAACTTAAAAATAAACAATGAAAACAAAACAATTGCACTAATAGGAAATAATGGTAGTGGAAAAACAACATTTGCTAAAATACTGGCAAATTTAAAAAAGAATATGAAGGCATAA